Proteins encoded within one genomic window of Saccharopolyspora pogona:
- a CDS encoding AMP-binding protein, whose product MGKHGQWAEVLSIGDLLVRSATRYPGRDALVFPDKAAELGMARRVRVWDVAATLHTSGTTANPKGCMLSHKAMTRGPVERAYKDPQQTSESFDADRCLHSGDLYGWTDEGQVVFQGRLKDMLKIGGENVAAIEIEPFLAPHPAVECVEVVGARRRVPGRGAGRVRRGAHRARRLRDRAHRVVPGKDRPLQDSAGSPVHRAW is encoded by the coding sequence ATGGGTAAACACGGGCAATGGGCCGAGGTCTTGAGCATCGGCGACCTACTGGTGCGGTCGGCCACCCGTTATCCCGGGCGCGACGCACTGGTGTTCCCGGACAAGGCGGCCGAACTCGGCATGGCGCGCCGGGTCCGGGTGTGGGATGTCGCAGCCACCCTCCACACCTCGGGGACGACGGCGAACCCCAAGGGTTGCATGCTCTCGCACAAGGCGATGACCCGTGGCCCGGTGGAGCGGGCGTACAAGGATCCGCAGCAGACCTCGGAGAGTTTTGACGCCGACCGGTGCCTGCACAGCGGCGATCTCTACGGTTGGACCGACGAGGGCCAGGTCGTCTTCCAAGGCCGGCTCAAGGACATGCTCAAGATCGGCGGCGAGAATGTCGCGGCGATCGAGATCGAGCCCTTCCTGGCCCCCCATCCCGCCGTGGAGTGCGTCGAGGTCGTCGGTGCCCGCCGACGGGTGCCCGGACGAGGTGCCGGTCGAGTTCGTCGAGGTGCGCACAGGGCACGTCGTCTCCGGGACCGAGCTCATCGAGTTGTGCCAGGGAAAGATCGCCCGCTACAAGATTCTGCGGGAAGTCCGGTTCATCGCGCCTGGTGA
- a CDS encoding enoyl-CoA hydratase/isomerase family protein, with amino-acid sequence MLDIEERSGVTVVRLRHGKVNALDLDLLQAITAAMHEIDEERALVLTGTDTAFSAGVDLRRILDGGTAYVEQFLPALSETFLAIFDRPGPVVAAVNGHAIAGGCVMAAACDLRVMSQGTIGLAELSVGVPFPTSALEIVRHAVGPVASQLVLTAALLDPPQARSIGLIDHIELPDALLDSAVGHAQRMARIPAEVFSFSKRQLQQPARDRIAARSEDDQAVLAMWSSTDTQKAISGYLGALERRTRSTR; translated from the coding sequence ATGCTGGACATCGAGGAACGGTCCGGAGTCACGGTCGTGCGGCTCCGGCATGGCAAGGTAAACGCGCTTGACCTCGACCTGCTGCAGGCGATCACAGCCGCCATGCACGAGATCGACGAGGAACGGGCCCTGGTGCTTACCGGGACCGATACGGCGTTCTCAGCGGGAGTCGACCTGCGGCGGATCCTGGACGGCGGCACGGCCTACGTCGAACAGTTCCTGCCCGCCCTCTCCGAGACGTTCCTGGCGATCTTCGACCGACCCGGTCCCGTGGTGGCCGCCGTCAACGGCCATGCGATCGCCGGCGGGTGCGTGATGGCGGCGGCGTGCGACTTGCGGGTGATGTCGCAGGGCACGATCGGGCTCGCCGAACTCAGCGTTGGCGTCCCATTTCCCACCAGCGCGCTGGAGATCGTCCGGCATGCGGTCGGCCCTGTGGCTAGTCAACTGGTGCTCACCGCGGCCCTGCTGGACCCGCCGCAGGCACGGTCGATCGGGCTGATCGATCACATCGAGCTGCCGGATGCCCTGCTGGACTCGGCGGTTGGACATGCGCAGCGGATGGCGCGGATCCCGGCCGAAGTGTTCTCGTTCAGCAAGAGGCAACTCCAGCAACCGGCACGCGACCGGATCGCGGCGCGCAGCGAAGATGATCAGGCCGTCTTGGCGATGTGGTCCTCGACCGACACCCAGAAGGCCATTAGCGGGTATCTCGGCGCGCTGGAGCGGCGCACCCGCTCGACGCGGTAA
- a CDS encoding acetyl-CoA C-acyltransferase, translated as MVEAVVVAGARTPIGRLLGALAEHTAPALGGIAIQEAVARAGLSGANVDAVIMGTVVQAGVGPNPARLAAARAGIPMTVPATTVNKLCLSGLAAIAQAAQLIAVGQYETVVAGGLESMTSAPHVLAGARRGFRYGGTGLADALDVDALTCAFDGVSMGAATERYQATMRISRAEQDAFAAESHTRAAAATKEGRLAEEIVPVTVSSKGSETVVDQDEGIRPETTAAHLSRLRPAFAQDGTITAGSSSQLSDGACAVVVMSKDRAQALGLPWLAEIGAYGTVAGPDPSLLRQPANAIRDALRRDGSLTVADLDLLEINEAFAGVAITSMRELAVSADQVNVNGGAIALGHPVGMSGARLVLSLALELRRRGGGVGAAALCGGGGQGDALIIRTGRLGA; from the coding sequence ATGGTGGAAGCAGTAGTGGTGGCAGGCGCGCGCACCCCGATCGGCCGGTTGCTCGGCGCGCTCGCGGAGCATACAGCGCCTGCGCTCGGCGGTATCGCGATCCAGGAGGCCGTGGCTCGTGCTGGCCTGAGCGGTGCCAACGTAGACGCGGTGATCATGGGCACGGTTGTGCAGGCCGGAGTAGGACCGAATCCGGCCCGGCTCGCCGCCGCCCGCGCGGGCATTCCGATGACGGTCCCCGCGACGACTGTCAACAAGCTCTGCCTGTCGGGGCTGGCGGCGATTGCGCAGGCGGCCCAGCTCATCGCCGTCGGGCAGTACGAGACAGTGGTGGCCGGCGGCCTGGAGTCGATGACGAGCGCGCCACACGTGCTGGCCGGGGCTCGGCGGGGCTTCCGTTATGGCGGCACTGGTTTGGCGGACGCGCTGGACGTGGACGCGTTGACCTGTGCCTTCGACGGGGTATCGATGGGCGCGGCGACCGAGCGGTACCAGGCCACGATGCGGATCAGCCGGGCCGAGCAGGACGCGTTCGCCGCCGAGTCGCACACGCGCGCGGCCGCGGCGACGAAGGAGGGACGGCTAGCCGAGGAGATCGTGCCGGTGACCGTGTCCAGCAAGGGCAGCGAGACGGTCGTCGACCAGGACGAGGGGATTCGTCCGGAGACGACGGCCGCCCACTTATCGCGGTTGCGGCCAGCCTTCGCCCAGGATGGCACGATCACAGCAGGGTCGTCCTCACAGCTGTCCGACGGCGCATGCGCGGTAGTGGTGATGAGCAAGGACCGGGCGCAGGCGCTGGGCCTGCCGTGGCTGGCGGAGATCGGCGCCTACGGAACCGTCGCGGGTCCGGATCCATCGCTGCTGCGTCAGCCTGCCAACGCCATCCGGGACGCGCTGCGCCGCGACGGATCGCTGACAGTCGCGGACCTCGACCTGCTGGAGATCAACGAGGCCTTCGCCGGAGTCGCGATCACGTCGATGCGCGAGTTGGCCGTGTCGGCGGACCAGGTCAACGTCAACGGCGGTGCGATCGCGCTGGGGCACCCGGTCGGAATGAGCGGTGCGCGCCTGGTTCTTTCCCTGGCGCTCGAACTGCGGCGCCGCGGCGGCGGAGTCGGTGCAGCCGCGCTGTGCGGCGGAGGAGGACAAGGCGATGCCTTGATCATCCGAACAGGCCGGCTCGGAGCTTGA
- a CDS encoding flavin-containing monooxygenase — protein MTEEQVRAAVAVANVPSLLMVLFQFSGDERWLQDPYLPTRGKGLVDHDSGGLPDAVQIEIREASVDVILRLQDGETPAITAPSPELTARMMSVCMGEPVGGEQGEMLAAEVARRIDPDQPELALPPVHAPAGFKILLIGTGVAGLAAVHQLEDMGVDYEILERQPDAGGVWWMNTYPGCGVDTPSHLYSFSFARNDWSRHFELRDDIQRYFTQTLKDLGADQRIRYNTELLSASYDEERNKWALRVRCGDAEETLEADVVLTAVGSLNLPRLPDVPGRDTFAGTQFHSSQWPEDLDLDGKRVVIVGAGASSMQISPAIADRVGHLTIVQRSPQWVAPFDKFMQPITAELRRLLQGCSLYFAWYWIRLFWQFGDKVIEALRVNPEWEHPERSVNARNDAHREFFTRYLTDRLAGRPDLIEKSLPDYPPFGKRILLDNGWFETIRRDDVDLVTDSVAELRPGSLMTGLGTDLPADVVIWATGFQAARFMSSVDVRGHGGARLSDVWEDDNPKAYLGVSVPGFPNFFMLGGPNSFPGSGSFLYFMEVQMRYVRALLTTMFDRGIAALDARQDVTDAYNELVDRTHDRTVWTHPGMQTYYRNSRGRVIFVMPFLNAEYWQMTKNFNLSDYTIR, from the coding sequence ATGACCGAGGAACAGGTGCGCGCCGCGGTCGCCGTAGCCAACGTGCCGAGCCTGCTGATGGTGCTCTTCCAGTTCAGCGGCGACGAACGCTGGCTCCAGGACCCCTACCTTCCCACCCGGGGGAAGGGACTCGTCGACCACGACTCCGGTGGGCTTCCGGATGCGGTCCAGATCGAGATCCGAGAGGCCTCCGTCGACGTCATCCTGCGTCTGCAGGACGGCGAGACGCCTGCCATCACCGCTCCCTCCCCCGAGCTGACCGCCCGGATGATGAGCGTCTGCATGGGCGAACCGGTCGGGGGCGAGCAGGGCGAGATGCTGGCCGCGGAAGTCGCTCGCCGGATCGACCCGGACCAGCCCGAGCTGGCCCTGCCACCCGTTCACGCCCCGGCCGGGTTCAAGATCCTCCTGATCGGCACCGGGGTGGCGGGCCTCGCCGCAGTGCACCAGCTCGAGGACATGGGCGTCGACTACGAGATCCTCGAGCGTCAGCCGGACGCGGGTGGGGTCTGGTGGATGAACACCTACCCCGGCTGTGGTGTGGACACCCCGAGCCACCTCTACTCGTTCTCGTTCGCGCGCAACGACTGGAGCCGGCATTTCGAGCTGCGCGACGACATCCAGCGCTACTTCACCCAGACGCTGAAGGATCTGGGCGCAGACCAGCGCATCCGCTACAACACCGAGTTGCTCTCGGCCAGCTACGACGAGGAGCGCAACAAATGGGCCCTGCGGGTACGCTGCGGCGACGCCGAGGAAACCCTTGAGGCGGACGTTGTGCTGACGGCGGTTGGCTCGCTGAACCTGCCACGACTCCCCGACGTTCCGGGCCGCGACACCTTCGCCGGGACCCAGTTTCACTCGTCACAGTGGCCGGAGGACCTGGATCTCGACGGGAAACGAGTCGTCATCGTGGGCGCGGGCGCGAGCTCCATGCAGATCTCGCCCGCAATCGCCGACCGTGTCGGCCACCTGACGATCGTCCAGCGCTCGCCGCAATGGGTCGCGCCGTTCGACAAGTTCATGCAGCCGATCACCGCCGAGCTGCGCCGGCTACTGCAGGGCTGCTCACTCTACTTCGCCTGGTACTGGATCCGGCTGTTCTGGCAGTTCGGCGACAAGGTGATCGAAGCTCTGCGCGTCAACCCCGAGTGGGAGCACCCGGAACGTTCGGTCAACGCCCGCAACGACGCCCACCGCGAGTTCTTCACCCGGTACCTCACCGACCGTCTCGCGGGCAGACCCGACCTGATCGAGAAGTCGCTTCCCGACTATCCGCCCTTCGGCAAGCGGATCCTGCTCGACAACGGCTGGTTCGAGACCATCCGCCGCGACGACGTCGACCTCGTCACGGACTCCGTCGCGGAATTGCGGCCCGGCAGCCTCATGACGGGGTTGGGCACCGACCTCCCTGCGGACGTCGTGATCTGGGCGACCGGTTTCCAGGCCGCCCGATTCATGTCGAGCGTCGACGTCCGCGGCCACGGCGGCGCCAGGCTGAGCGACGTTTGGGAAGACGACAACCCGAAGGCCTATCTCGGCGTCTCGGTGCCGGGCTTCCCCAACTTCTTCATGCTCGGCGGCCCGAACTCGTTCCCGGGCAGCGGCAGCTTCCTGTACTTCATGGAAGTCCAGATGCGGTACGTGCGGGCGCTCCTCACGACGATGTTCGACCGCGGGATCGCCGCGCTCGACGCGCGCCAGGACGTCACCGACGCCTACAACGAGCTCGTCGACCGCACTCATGACCGGACGGTGTGGACCCACCCCGGAATGCAAACCTACTACCGGAATTCGCGCGGCAGAGTCATTTTTGTCATGCCATTCCTGAACGCGGAGTACTGGCAAATGACGAAGAATTTCAACCTGAGCGACTACACGATTCGCTAG
- a CDS encoding MFS transporter encodes MSLNDIGRASADPAPATTQIIDLKASRRALVAGSLGNLVEWYEFAIYAYMAPIIAPLFFPSTSSAASILSTFLVFALAFFLRPLGAAIFGPLTDRWGRRPVLLLIITMMALATAAIGVLPTHAAVGALAPMLLTLCRIAQGISAGGEMGGAVSLMVESAPPGKRGAYGAWSFTGTTLGYVLGGAVATILSLTLSPAALASWGWRVAFLLALPMGLVVVYIRLKVDETPHFKEVVADRETAPAAPAKAPSAARRPLGYLLATAAVVVVYNAIGNTFMVGMPTFLSKSYHMSFAQSSVLALVTGLVGGLTMPLFGALSDRVGRRPVLLAGTVSVVLLSYPMYMMIGLGFGGGLVALFVAGILIGVVGGPMPAFLSERFRTRNRAAGVSLTYALTVAIFGGTAPYAITAIADATGDRLSAAYYTLGCGLISLVGLLAVSRVHRSQHQEALED; translated from the coding sequence GTGTCCTTAAACGACATCGGGCGCGCATCTGCGGATCCTGCACCCGCCACCACGCAGATCATCGATCTGAAAGCTTCTCGACGTGCCCTGGTGGCCGGGTCGCTCGGCAATCTCGTGGAATGGTATGAATTCGCGATCTACGCCTATATGGCCCCGATTATCGCCCCCCTTTTCTTTCCCTCGACGAGCTCCGCGGCGAGCATTCTCTCGACATTCCTCGTATTCGCTCTCGCATTCTTCCTGCGGCCTCTCGGCGCCGCGATCTTCGGGCCGCTCACCGATCGCTGGGGCCGCCGGCCCGTGCTGCTGCTGATCATCACCATGATGGCCCTCGCGACAGCCGCGATCGGCGTCCTGCCCACCCACGCCGCAGTCGGCGCCCTCGCCCCGATGCTGCTGACCCTCTGCCGCATCGCGCAGGGCATCTCGGCGGGTGGGGAGATGGGCGGAGCGGTGTCGCTCATGGTCGAGTCCGCCCCACCCGGCAAGCGTGGCGCCTACGGTGCCTGGTCTTTCACCGGCACGACTCTCGGCTATGTGCTCGGCGGCGCCGTCGCCACGATCCTCTCCCTGACCCTGTCGCCGGCGGCCCTCGCGTCCTGGGGCTGGCGGGTCGCGTTCCTCCTCGCCCTGCCGATGGGTCTCGTGGTCGTCTACATCCGGCTCAAGGTCGATGAGACTCCGCACTTCAAGGAAGTCGTGGCGGATCGCGAAACGGCTCCCGCGGCGCCCGCCAAGGCACCCTCGGCCGCGAGGCGACCGCTCGGATACCTCCTCGCCACGGCGGCCGTGGTCGTCGTCTACAACGCGATCGGCAACACCTTCATGGTCGGGATGCCGACGTTCCTGTCGAAGAGCTACCACATGTCGTTCGCCCAGTCGTCAGTGCTCGCGCTGGTCACGGGCCTGGTCGGGGGTCTGACGATGCCGTTGTTCGGTGCGCTGTCCGATCGGGTCGGCAGACGTCCTGTGCTGCTTGCGGGGACGGTCAGCGTGGTCTTGCTGTCCTATCCGATGTACATGATGATCGGGCTGGGATTCGGCGGCGGCCTGGTGGCGCTCTTCGTGGCCGGAATCCTGATCGGAGTCGTCGGCGGCCCGATGCCGGCGTTCCTGTCCGAACGCTTCCGTACCCGGAACCGGGCGGCAGGCGTGTCGCTGACCTACGCGCTCACGGTGGCGATCTTCGGCGGCACGGCGCCGTACGCGATCACCGCGATCGCCGACGCGACCGGCGACCGGCTCTCCGCCGCCTATTACACCCTCGGCTGCGGTCTGATCAGCCTGGTGGGGCTACTGGCCGTCAGCCGTGTCCACCGTTCCCAGCACCAAGAGGCCCTGGAGGACTGA
- a CDS encoding class I adenylate-forming enzyme family protein, which yields MHRVRLDDGGRPVAGSGIFSESVPLADLLVRSAHSHPERTALAFPGVRINYSELLDGATRTARALHALGVRRGDNVGVLMPNSPEFVESFFGAALLGAVIVPVNARYRSAELGYVIDHARLRVVLTTDRIAERTDFRRLLADALPSVNTADAPGGPFAEAPHLRHLVIVRGRGGGSFLGADEFASLATTVDPSVVAEARTRVRSRDVALLLYTSGTTAHPKGCLISHEAISRGSMGRMTENVPLGERNVFWCPSPMFHIACMQVLLASIGLGGTFVTDTHFRPDSAWQQIVEHDVTSLWPWFQAVMLGLEDAAGFDPAAIPNVQAFSLIGPPAFLRRIQTLFPRAAHINGCGMSELSGYYAMSPLNDDQEARATTGGKPVSGVEVKIVDPETGEEVPRNALGEILIRGYLQMEGYYRDPERTTETIDADGWLHSGDLYRMDDAGHISYEGRLKDMLKVGGENVPAIEVESFLCTHPHIRIAEVVGIPDDLLDEVPVAFVEIEQGVSLDADEIIAWCRGRIASFKVPRAVHFKTAGEWPMSATKVNKVALRKELAALMARTA from the coding sequence GTGCATCGCGTCAGACTCGACGACGGAGGGCGCCCCGTGGCCGGTTCCGGAATCTTCAGCGAGAGCGTGCCTCTCGCCGACCTCCTGGTGCGCTCGGCGCACTCGCACCCCGAGCGCACCGCACTCGCCTTCCCGGGCGTCCGGATCAACTACTCCGAACTGCTCGACGGTGCGACCCGTACGGCCCGGGCGCTGCACGCACTCGGCGTGCGCCGGGGGGACAACGTCGGCGTGCTCATGCCGAACTCGCCCGAGTTCGTCGAGTCCTTCTTCGGGGCGGCTCTGCTCGGCGCCGTGATCGTGCCGGTCAACGCCCGCTACCGCAGTGCGGAACTCGGTTATGTGATCGACCACGCCCGGCTCCGGGTCGTGCTGACCACTGACCGAATCGCCGAACGCACCGACTTCCGGAGGCTCCTCGCCGACGCCCTCCCTTCGGTGAACACGGCGGACGCGCCCGGCGGCCCATTCGCCGAGGCACCCCACCTGCGGCACCTGGTGATTGTTCGCGGCCGCGGGGGTGGCTCGTTCCTCGGTGCGGACGAGTTCGCGTCCCTCGCGACCACCGTCGACCCGTCCGTCGTGGCCGAGGCCCGCACCAGGGTTCGGTCCCGTGACGTCGCGCTTTTGCTTTACACCTCCGGGACCACCGCCCATCCAAAGGGATGCCTCATCAGCCACGAGGCCATCTCGCGCGGGAGCATGGGCCGGATGACGGAGAACGTCCCGCTCGGCGAGCGGAACGTGTTCTGGTGTCCCAGCCCGATGTTCCACATCGCCTGCATGCAGGTCTTACTGGCATCGATCGGACTGGGAGGCACATTCGTCACCGACACGCACTTCCGGCCGGACAGCGCGTGGCAGCAGATCGTCGAGCACGATGTCACCTCGCTGTGGCCGTGGTTCCAGGCCGTGATGCTGGGCCTCGAGGACGCGGCGGGATTCGACCCGGCGGCGATCCCGAACGTCCAGGCTTTCAGCCTGATCGGCCCGCCGGCCTTCCTGCGGCGTATCCAAACGTTGTTCCCCCGGGCCGCGCACATCAACGGCTGCGGGATGTCCGAACTCTCCGGCTACTACGCCATGTCACCGCTCAACGACGATCAGGAAGCCCGGGCCACCACCGGCGGCAAGCCGGTGAGCGGGGTCGAAGTGAAGATCGTCGACCCGGAGACGGGCGAGGAGGTCCCGCGCAATGCTCTCGGCGAGATCCTCATCCGCGGCTACCTGCAGATGGAGGGCTACTACCGCGACCCGGAACGCACAACCGAGACGATCGACGCGGACGGCTGGCTGCACTCCGGTGACCTCTACCGGATGGACGACGCCGGGCACATCTCCTACGAGGGCAGACTCAAGGACATGCTCAAGGTCGGCGGCGAGAACGTCCCCGCGATCGAGGTGGAGTCTTTCCTCTGCACTCATCCCCACATCCGGATCGCCGAGGTCGTGGGGATACCAGACGATCTGCTCGACGAGGTGCCCGTCGCGTTCGTCGAGATCGAGCAGGGTGTCAGCCTGGACGCGGACGAGATCATCGCCTGGTGCCGTGGACGGATCGCCAGCTTCAAGGTCCCCCGGGCGGTCCATTTCAAGACAGCGGGAGAGTGGCCGATGTCCGCGACGAAGGTCAACAAGGTCGCGCTGCGCAAGGAACTCGCGGCGCTGATGGCCCGCACGGCCTGA
- the tnpB gene encoding IS607 family element RNA-guided endonuclease TnpB has product MSVVLQAYRFALDPTGEHDAALRSHCGAQRYAYNWGLARVKANLDQRTAEKSYGLAGDESTPSLNWSAYSFRRDWNQAKPVVAPWWGENSKEAYSSGLAHLATALKNWDDSNNGRRTGPKIRFPRFKGKRSGLSCRFTTGSFGLADDRRHVKLPRIGTIRTHESTRKLARHVERGTARIRSATVSLRAGRWFCSFSVEINRNDPAPTQPHTAVGVDLGIKSLAVLSTGHVIANPKLLELAQRDLRRLQRQAARRTGLDRRSGQKPSQRWRKTQARIAKLHITVANARRDGLHKLTNRLVRTFGAIVVEDLNVVGIVRNRRLARHVAGVGMAELRRQIEYKAAWSGVHVHVADRWFPSSKTCSGCGVVKAKLRLSERTYQCESCGMSMDRDLNAAVNLAALVEASSSSCGATINEPDGNPYKTSALLAAGTATGRPTRSTPRRKATAQDTLLHVS; this is encoded by the coding sequence GTGAGCGTGGTGTTGCAGGCATATCGGTTCGCGCTCGACCCCACAGGTGAGCATGATGCGGCGTTGCGGTCGCATTGCGGCGCGCAGCGCTACGCCTATAACTGGGGCCTTGCCCGGGTGAAAGCGAACCTGGACCAGCGGACAGCCGAGAAGTCATACGGCCTAGCCGGCGACGAGTCAACCCCGTCGCTGAACTGGTCCGCGTACTCGTTTCGGAGGGATTGGAACCAGGCCAAACCCGTGGTGGCGCCGTGGTGGGGCGAGAACTCGAAGGAGGCGTACTCATCCGGGCTGGCCCATCTTGCGACCGCGTTGAAGAACTGGGACGACTCGAACAACGGCAGACGCACAGGCCCGAAGATCCGGTTTCCCCGGTTCAAGGGCAAGCGGTCCGGGTTGTCGTGCCGGTTCACCACCGGAAGCTTCGGTCTGGCAGACGACCGCAGGCATGTGAAACTGCCTCGCATCGGCACCATCCGCACGCACGAGTCAACCCGCAAGCTCGCCCGCCACGTGGAGCGTGGCACCGCGCGCATACGGTCGGCCACAGTCTCCCTGCGGGCCGGGCGGTGGTTCTGCTCGTTCTCGGTGGAGATCAACCGCAACGATCCCGCACCAACCCAACCGCACACGGCGGTCGGTGTGGACCTCGGCATCAAGTCGCTCGCGGTGCTGTCGACCGGCCACGTCATTGCCAACCCGAAGCTTTTGGAACTCGCGCAGCGGGATCTGCGCCGTTTGCAGCGGCAGGCCGCCCGCCGCACCGGCCTGGACCGCCGTAGCGGGCAGAAGCCGTCGCAGCGGTGGCGCAAGACCCAGGCCCGGATCGCGAAGCTGCACATCACGGTGGCCAACGCCCGACGGGACGGGCTGCACAAGCTCACCAACCGCCTGGTGCGCACCTTCGGGGCGATCGTGGTCGAGGACCTCAACGTGGTCGGCATAGTCCGTAACCGCCGCCTTGCGCGGCACGTCGCCGGGGTCGGCATGGCCGAGCTACGGCGTCAGATCGAGTACAAAGCCGCCTGGTCCGGCGTGCACGTACACGTTGCCGACCGCTGGTTTCCCTCTTCCAAGACGTGTTCGGGCTGTGGTGTGGTGAAAGCCAAGCTGCGCCTGTCCGAACGCACCTACCAGTGCGAGTCCTGCGGGATGAGCATGGATCGTGACCTCAACGCCGCGGTGAATCTCGCGGCACTGGTTGAGGCGTCCTCCTCGAGTTGCGGGGCGACGATAAACGAGCCCGATGGAAACCCATATAAGACCAGCGCTTTGCTGGCAGCGGGTACCGCCACGGGAAGACCCACGCGGTCAACGCCGCGCCGCAAGGCGACGGCTCAGGACACGCTCTTACACGTTTCCTGA